From the genome of Geminocystis herdmanii PCC 6308, one region includes:
- a CDS encoding type II toxin-antitoxin system HicA family toxin has product MGRLSGFRYRKIVKILKSFGFILDRQGAGSHEIWYNPETNLYTTIPNHSGEMPEGTLRAILKQAQINPEDFLKR; this is encoded by the coding sequence ATGGGAAGATTATCAGGTTTTCGCTATCGAAAAATTGTCAAAATATTAAAATCTTTTGGTTTTATTTTAGATCGTCAAGGAGCAGGAAGTCACGAAATTTGGTACAACCCTGAAACCAATCTTTATACAACTATTCCTAATCATAGTGGGGAAATGCCAGAAGGAACATTAAGGGCGATTTTGAAACAAGCACAAATCAATCCAGAAGACTTTTTAAAAAGATAA
- a CDS encoding type II toxin-antitoxin system HicB family antitoxin produces MERLINLTIEKLPEGYYLAVSDDLPGLVAQGKTISETIVIANDVAQKILESMAEKNQIPSLLIPADNFSYPLVINQ; encoded by the coding sequence ATGGAAAGGTTGATTAATTTAACTATAGAAAAATTACCAGAAGGTTATTATTTAGCAGTCTCTGATGATTTACCCGGATTAGTCGCACAAGGAAAAACCATCTCAGAAACGATCGTTATAGCCAATGATGTTGCTCAGAAAATTTTAGAATCAATGGCAGAAAAAAATCAAATACCTTCCTTATTAATACCCGCTGATAATTTCAGTTATCCCCTAGTTATTAATCAATAA
- a CDS encoding YcjF family protein has translation MKFPSIKNTAQKTLDLFKVDESQIAELLESVRSNLPTTEALLIGKPQAGKSSIVRGLTGVGSDIIGQGFRPHTQFTKRYAYPSEELPLLIFTDTVGLGDVNKNTEQIIQELTTELDIETKRARILILTIKITDFATDSLKIIAQNLRKKYPQIPCLLVVTSLHELYPDLTLTQHPNYPPDFAEINRAFEEIKNTFKGLFDRAILIDFTLEEDGFNPVFYGLENLRDSLAELLPSAEAKTIHQLLDETVNSELGNLYKDVARRYILAFCIMAGTVSAVPLPFATMPVLTALEVTMVGMLGQLYGQTITASQAGGIISAIAGGFLAQAIGRELIKFVPGFGSVVAASWAATYTWGLGEGACAYFGDIIGGKKPNPEKIKQVMKNAFENAKEQLKIEN, from the coding sequence ATGAAATTTCCATCTATTAAAAATACCGCTCAAAAAACCTTAGATTTATTCAAAGTTGATGAGTCACAAATTGCTGAATTATTAGAGTCAGTTCGATCGAATTTACCCACAACAGAAGCCTTATTAATTGGCAAACCCCAAGCAGGAAAAAGTTCGATCGTGCGAGGATTAACAGGGGTTGGTTCTGATATTATAGGACAAGGTTTTCGCCCTCATACTCAATTCACAAAACGTTATGCTTATCCCTCAGAAGAATTGCCATTACTGATTTTTACTGATACCGTAGGTTTAGGAGATGTTAATAAAAATACAGAGCAAATTATCCAAGAATTAACCACTGAATTAGACATAGAAACTAAACGAGCTAGAATCTTAATTTTGACGATTAAAATAACTGATTTTGCTACCGATAGTTTAAAAATTATTGCTCAAAATTTAAGAAAAAAATATCCTCAAATTCCCTGTTTATTAGTAGTAACTTCTCTCCATGAACTTTATCCAGATTTAACTTTAACTCAACATCCTAATTATCCGCCAGATTTTGCCGAAATTAATCGGGCTTTTGAAGAAATAAAAAATACATTTAAAGGACTGTTCGATCGAGCAATTTTAATTGATTTTACCTTAGAAGAAGATGGTTTTAATCCTGTGTTTTATGGTTTAGAAAACCTCCGAGATTCCCTCGCCGAATTATTACCATCTGCCGAAGCAAAAACCATTCATCAACTATTAGATGAAACCGTCAATTCTGAGTTAGGAAATTTATATAAAGACGTGGCGAGACGCTATATTTTAGCCTTTTGTATCATGGCTGGTACTGTGTCCGCAGTACCTTTACCCTTTGCCACCATGCCCGTTTTAACCGCCTTAGAAGTGACAATGGTAGGGATGTTAGGACAACTTTACGGACAAACTATCACGGCCTCTCAAGCAGGAGGAATTATAAGTGCGATCGCAGGAGGATTTTTAGCCCAAGCCATCGGTAGAGAATTAATTAAATTTGTACCCGGATTTGGTTCAGTGGTAGCGGCAAGTTGGGCGGCTACCTATACATGGGGGCTTGGAGAGGGCGCTTGTGCCTATTTTGGAGACATTATTGGGGGTAAAAAACCCAATCCAGAGAAGATAAAACAGGTAATGAAAAATGCTTTTGAAAATGCCAAAGAACAGCTTAAAATTGAGAATTGA
- a CDS encoding ribonuclease HII — protein MNNTVNVDRDFQIMEYLEDYGALVAGVDEVGRGCLCGSVVACAVVLPYNQAYLLEDMGVKDSKKLTAKQRLAMISLIQEVVTDWCIAEVDNSTIDSINIHQASLLAMSQAIKGLSVSPSLCLIDGKFSVPNLPYAQVSLVKGDARSSIIASASILAKVDRDQKMIFYDNQYPEYDWKNNKGYGTKKHLLAIQKYGVTPLHRLSFSPCQIGKN, from the coding sequence ATGAATAATACTGTTAATGTAGATAGAGATTTTCAGATAATGGAATATCTGGAGGATTATGGCGCTTTGGTGGCAGGAGTCGATGAAGTTGGCAGGGGTTGTTTATGTGGTAGTGTGGTGGCTTGTGCAGTGGTTTTACCCTACAATCAGGCTTATTTGTTGGAAGATATGGGGGTAAAAGATAGCAAAAAGTTGACTGCAAAACAACGATTAGCGATGATTTCTTTAATTCAAGAGGTTGTAACGGATTGGTGTATTGCTGAAGTTGATAATAGCACGATCGATTCTATCAATATCCATCAGGCTTCGTTGTTGGCTATGAGTCAGGCTATCAAAGGTTTATCGGTGTCTCCTTCTCTGTGTTTAATCGATGGTAAGTTTTCTGTACCTAATTTGCCTTATGCTCAAGTTAGTCTGGTGAAAGGGGATGCTCGATCGAGTATCATTGCTAGTGCTAGTATATTAGCTAAGGTCGATCGAGATCAAAAAATGATCTTTTATGATAATCAATATCCTGAATATGACTGGAAAAATAATAAAGGATATGGCACAAAAAAACATTTATTAGCGATACAAAAATATGGGGTAACTCCCTTACATCGTCTTTCTTTTTCTCCCTGTCAAATAGGTAAAAATTAA